In the genome of Xiphias gladius isolate SHS-SW01 ecotype Sanya breed wild chromosome 18, ASM1685928v1, whole genome shotgun sequence, the window TTAAACTTGTTTATACTGGTTATATTGTAGTTGCAGATACTTCCTGATCAGCCGCATGTACAAAAAACACCATGCAGGAATTCATTCTCTCCCCTGCTTTTGTTTTACTCCATCGACTTCTTATCCCTAGACTCAGAAGCCTGACCCTGATCAGTGCGTGCCTACCCTCCACCCATATGCAagtcaaactaaactaaaatttaCTTTCCACTATAGTTTTTCTTGTTCATGTGAGGACCATCGCCTTTGTGTTGgatttattattcatatttaatgtgctatgtttttatgtaaaaaaatgtatttgcttctGCGCCCATCAGATACACGTAGAGGAGCAAAAAGTGCAGCATTTCCCTATAAAGTAGcaataaatggaaatacttaagtactGGCACCTCAAAACTGTGCATACGTACAGTGCTTAAGTGAAAGTACTTTGTTATTTTCTATTGTTGAGGACATTTTGCCCTTCAGTAGAggaacacaagcacacacatttcTTAATTGTTCCTACCACAAAAAGGTGCTTTCCATTATAGGAAGAAGGATGTGTGTGAGTCCAGAACAATCACTTTGTACTATCTACTGTAGTCAAGTAATAAAACAACCTCCTCAAGTTAAACATTGGATAAGCCTTTGCTACACCCCTTTGAAGCAGCTGTAAAATCACTTTTGCTTTCAGTTCAGCTTTTTCTCACACTTCCtcatatttctctctcacagtTTGCGTCACTTTCACCAATGCAGTGTCGGCAGCTATCGTAACCACTGTGAGCAGCCATCCACAGCCCAAGTTACCTCTCAGAGATTGTCCCTTGACCTTATACAGTTACTCTGCTCCACTCACGCATATTAGTGGGTATATCAAACTACTATACCACAAATATAGTGGCCTACAGGTATAATGATTCACTGTGATGTCTGATTTTCTGGCCCTCTCCCTTTGTTGCTCTCTGTATCTTCCTCGCTCTCTCTTAGATGGATCAGCGGCTGTCTCTACATTGCCCCACAGCCAAATTCAGTGTCCTCCTCAAACAGAGAGCATCATCCAGGAACCCCTCAACCTGTCCAGTCGAGCGACATCAAGGAGCCAACTGCACAAAGCCAACGGCCGCATCCCAGGTACTGTTATGTTAATTTATTAAGAGTTGTACTACAGTCttcatttggaaaatatacaaaaataaatgtattttgtcccTAGAGAAGGTGCACAGATTAAAACTGGACTtcctttttaaaactgcatcaaGCAATTTTTGACCACTAAGgggtaaaaaaaacttttgtctgtctgttctttcttttacatACTATTAGCTTTTAGACATGAGACATCCATAAGACTCAGAGCAACATATTTGTGCATGAATTGCTCTTCCCTACCATCTAAAGATGTAAAGTCTAATATTCAATATTCACTGACATATTCACTTTGCACACCCTGGCTTTACCTTGCCTAAGGAAAAAATATCTCTTTGGCTTTCTGTAACATTGTTCTTCAGCCACATTTTAACCTCTGCTGTCCTCCTTGCCACCTGAAACAATGAATGAACGTGGCTCTTACCTGCAAATCGATGTCAGACTGGGTGGGTGATTGAAATTAGTCATTTTATTCACTTGTAGTGTCTAAACGAGCTTTATAAGAGTGACAAGCTTCCAGATGCACACATGCTTAGATATGTACAAGGCTTTGAGATTGCGttgtatttgaaaataataaaaatcccTTGCAAAATGGAAACTTAATAGAGCTTTAAGTAAGAATTATTGATCGTAGTCCTGTAAGTTTTGGCAATGTGTCTTTAGTTCTAAACCATATTGCTGCTTTAATCATTGCCAGAGTGCAGACTGCTGTGGGACTATGTGTATCAGCTACTGTGTGACGACCGTTACCAAGAATACATTCGATGGGAAGACCAGGACAACCTGGTGTTCCGGGTGGTCGACCCCAATGGACTGGCACGTCTCTGGGGAAACCACAAGGTgagcacatactgtaggtcTGCGTGGTTCATCTGACGGGGCAGCTGGTCGTAATGGGTGTCACGCAGGCTCTTGATGATGTGTGATCTCTTTTTACAGAACCGAGACAATATGACTTACGAGAAGATGTCCCGTGCTTTGCGGCACTATTACAAGCTCAACATCATCAAAAAGGAACGGGGACAAAAACTCCTCTTCAGgtttctgtccctttctctttctcattgactgtctgtcttttcctcaCAGCAGCATGCAAATTCATTGTTATTGCCTCCTATCTGGCTCCCCTCAGGTTTCTGAAACTCCCAAACTCCTCGAAACAGCAGGCTGACCCCGCTGGGTCCCCAGAACACACTCCACCTTCGGATGGGGACTTTCCAGACAGCAGTCCTTCACATGAGTTCAGTGGGGACCATTTTGAGGTTTCCCCTGATCGTGCTTCTTCACAGCCTCCTCCAACTGGTGCTCCTGTGAGatagaaaaaaactgcattagcTGTACCAAATACATTACAACAGCACAAATGATTACACAATAGAAAGGAGATtgtgctgtatttatttttggtttcagaaTCAGAAAATAAACCAGGCAGGTACAGGTTTGACAGAATTCACTGTTAGGTGTATTGTCAGGAATTTTTGCACTGTGAGattgcttttcattttactgtgatCAATGTATGTATTACTGTGATCAGATGAACACTAATAATAAGGGACAAcgaaaaatgtgaaagaaatcaCATCGATATTCAACCAGCTAAATAATCATCCGAACTTAAATTTCTCAGGCTTGCTCAACATAATTGCTGTTACAAATAATGCtcttatttttcatatattaaGTCTCGCAGCTAGGTGATGGGAATGACTACAAGGTTGTGTCAGTTTCTTAGCAGACTGTTCTTAGATAGAATGAGGCAGGAGTTATTATTCGTGttcacacaaaaataatgtGGTGCAGTTTGAAAGCCGGTTTGTACAAGTTCTTACAATAGTTTGCCCTTTATTAACCTGAaggtatttgtttgtgttgtttgttgttaaaaaaaa includes:
- the etv7 gene encoding transcription factor ETV7 isoform X1 yields the protein MYSRIDTGHFMESLSSSPLVKQENRANAPASIFHGRQDNIAPRVHHSSPTQFPLVSPLTQEDLWHLPGRLRINPSLWDKEDVAHWLHWAQKEYSLRRPEKGHFEMNGRALCLLTKEDFRRRCPSSGDVLYEILQCVKQQRRSVVCDPQNASPSPANEHSQSQASCRIHRSSVQKPQLPTVNDTPVCVTFTNAVSAAIVTTVSSHPQPKLPLRDCPLTLYSYSAPLTHINGSAAVSTLPHSQIQCPPQTESIIQEPLNLSSRATSRSQLHKANGRIPECRLLWDYVYQLLCDDRYQEYIRWEDQDNLVFRVVDPNGLARLWGNHKNRDNMTYEKMSRALRHYYKLNIIKKERGQKLLFRFLKLPNSSKQQADPAGSPEHTPPSDGDFPDSSPSHEFSGDHFEVSPDRASSQPPPTGAPVR
- the etv7 gene encoding transcription factor ETV7 isoform X2, producing the protein MYSRIDTGHFMESLSSSPLVKQENRANAPASIFHGRQDNIAPRVHHSSPTQFPLVSPLTQEDLWHLPGRLRINPSLWDKEDVAHWLHWAQKEYSLRRPEKGHFEMNGRALCLLTKEDFRRRCPSSGDVLYEILQCVKQQRRSVVCDPQNASPSPANEHSQSQASCRIHRSSVQKPQLPTVNDTPDGSAAVSTLPHSQIQCPPQTESIIQEPLNLSSRATSRSQLHKANGRIPECRLLWDYVYQLLCDDRYQEYIRWEDQDNLVFRVVDPNGLARLWGNHKNRDNMTYEKMSRALRHYYKLNIIKKERGQKLLFRFLKLPNSSKQQADPAGSPEHTPPSDGDFPDSSPSHEFSGDHFEVSPDRASSQPPPTGAPVR